Proteins from a single region of Streptomyces sp. HUAS 15-9:
- the tsf gene encoding translation elongation factor Ts → MANYTAADVKKLRELTGAGMMDCKKALDEAEGNVEKAVEALRIKGQKGVAKREGRSAENGAVVSIIADDNSSGVLVELKCETDFVAKGDKFQAVANTIAAHVAKTSPADLEALLASEIEPGKTVQAFVDEANANLGEKIVLDRFAQFSDGFVTAYMHRTMPDLPPQIGVLVELDKPNAEVAKGVAQHIAAFAPKYLSKEDVPAEVVESERRIAEETTRAEGKPEAAIAKIVEGRVNGFFKDATLLGQPYALDNKKSVQKVLDEAGVTLKRFTRIKVGI, encoded by the coding sequence ATGGCGAACTACACCGCCGCCGACGTCAAGAAGCTTCGTGAGCTCACTGGCGCCGGCATGATGGACTGCAAGAAGGCGCTGGACGAGGCCGAGGGCAACGTCGAGAAGGCCGTCGAGGCGCTGCGCATCAAGGGCCAGAAGGGCGTCGCCAAGCGCGAGGGCCGCTCCGCCGAGAACGGCGCCGTGGTCTCCATCATCGCCGACGACAACTCCTCCGGCGTTCTCGTCGAGCTGAAGTGCGAGACGGACTTCGTCGCCAAGGGCGACAAGTTCCAGGCCGTGGCCAACACCATCGCCGCGCACGTCGCCAAGACCTCCCCGGCCGACCTCGAGGCCCTGCTCGCCTCCGAGATCGAGCCCGGCAAGACCGTCCAGGCGTTCGTGGACGAGGCCAACGCCAACCTCGGCGAGAAGATCGTCCTGGACCGCTTCGCGCAGTTCTCCGACGGCTTCGTCACCGCCTACATGCACCGCACGATGCCCGACCTGCCCCCGCAGATCGGTGTCCTCGTCGAGCTCGACAAGCCCAACGCCGAGGTCGCCAAGGGCGTCGCCCAGCACATCGCCGCCTTCGCGCCGAAGTACCTCTCCAAGGAAGACGTCCCGGCCGAGGTCGTCGAGTCCGAGCGCCGCATCGCCGAGGAGACCACCCGCGCCGAGGGCAAGCCCGAGGCCGCGATCGCCAAGATCGTCGAGGGTCGTGTCAACGGCTTCTTCAAGGACGCCACGCTGCTCGGCCAGCCGTACGCGCTCGACAACAAGAAGTCGGTCCAGAAGGTGCTGGACGAGGCCGGTGTCACCCTGAAGCGCTTCACGCGCATCAAGGTCGGCATCTGA
- the pyrH gene encoding UMP kinase, translating to MTTKAQKSDDGKVHGRFLLKLSGEAFSGGGGLGVDPDVVHKIAREIAAVVRDGAEIAVVIGGGNFFRGAELQQRGMDRARSDYMGMLGTVMNCLALQDFLEKEGIDSRVQTAITMGQVAEPYIPLRAVRHLEKGRVVIFGAGMGMPYFSTDTTAAQRALEIDAEALLMGKNGVDGVYDSDPKTNPDAVKFDSLGYGEVITRDLKVADATAITLCRDNKLPILVFELLGEGNIARAVKGEKIGTLVGDQGTRD from the coding sequence ATGACCACCAAGGCCCAGAAGAGCGACGACGGCAAAGTACACGGCCGGTTTCTGCTGAAGCTGTCCGGTGAGGCATTCTCCGGCGGCGGGGGCCTGGGCGTGGACCCCGACGTGGTACACAAGATCGCCCGCGAGATCGCGGCCGTCGTGCGGGACGGCGCGGAGATCGCCGTCGTCATCGGCGGCGGCAACTTCTTCCGCGGCGCCGAACTCCAGCAGCGCGGCATGGACCGGGCCCGCTCGGACTACATGGGCATGCTCGGCACCGTGATGAACTGCCTCGCCCTCCAGGACTTCCTGGAGAAGGAGGGCATCGACAGCCGGGTGCAGACCGCCATCACCATGGGCCAGGTCGCCGAGCCGTACATCCCGCTGCGCGCCGTGCGCCACCTGGAGAAGGGCCGTGTGGTCATCTTCGGCGCCGGTATGGGCATGCCGTACTTCTCCACCGACACCACCGCCGCCCAGCGCGCGCTGGAGATCGACGCCGAGGCGCTGCTGATGGGCAAGAACGGCGTGGACGGGGTCTACGACTCCGACCCCAAGACCAACCCGGACGCCGTCAAGTTCGACTCCCTCGGCTACGGCGAGGTCATCACGCGCGACCTCAAGGTCGCCGACGCCACCGCCATCACGCTGTGCCGCGACAACAAGCTGCCGATCCTCGTGTTCGAGCTCCTCGGGGAGGGCAATATCGCGCGGGCCGTCAAGGGTGAGAAGATCGGCACGCTGGTGGGTGACCAGGGCACCCGGGACTGA
- the frr gene encoding ribosome recycling factor has protein sequence MIEETLLEAEEKMEKAVVVAKEDFAAIRTGRAHPAMFNKIVADYYGAPTPINQLASFSVPEPRMAVVTPFDKSALRNIEQAIRDSDLGVNPSNDGNIIRVVFPELTEERRRDYIKVAKGKAEDARVSIRSVRRKAKDAIDKLIKDGETGEDEGRRAEKELDDTTHKYVAQVDELLKHKEAELLEV, from the coding sequence GTGATCGAAGAGACCCTCCTCGAAGCCGAGGAGAAGATGGAGAAGGCCGTCGTGGTCGCCAAGGAGGACTTCGCCGCGATCCGCACCGGCCGTGCGCACCCGGCGATGTTCAACAAGATCGTGGCCGACTACTACGGCGCGCCGACGCCGATCAACCAGCTGGCTTCGTTCTCCGTGCCGGAGCCGCGCATGGCGGTCGTGACCCCGTTCGACAAGAGCGCCCTGCGCAACATCGAGCAGGCGATCCGCGACTCCGACCTGGGCGTCAACCCGAGCAACGACGGCAACATCATCCGCGTGGTGTTCCCCGAGCTCACCGAGGAGCGCCGCCGCGACTACATCAAGGTCGCCAAGGGCAAGGCCGAGGACGCGCGCGTGTCCATCCGCTCCGTCCGTCGCAAGGCCAAGGACGCGATCGACAAGCTGATCAAGGACGGCGAGACCGGCGAGGACGAGGGTCGCCGCGCCGAGAAGGAACTCGACGACACCACGCACAAGTACGTGGCCCAGGTGGACGAGCTCCTCAAGCACAAGGAAGCGGAGCTGCTCGAGGTCTGA
- a CDS encoding phosphatidate cytidylyltransferase, translating to MNDSSWGAPPQTGYWGPTDQGHVHGYAQGHAPGAAPAGPTYDAHDAQHTRPMPIVPDDVPAYGGDQDEDRGAARLSGPLFRDETPTAQPHPVAPQNPEPMPDAPQPAPAPQKKSAGRDLSAAIGVGVGLGVVIVASLFIVKAVFVGVVAVAVVVGLWELTSRLQERKGIKAPLVPLAVGGAAMVVAGYVRGVEGAWVAMALTSLAVLVWRMTEPPEGYLKDVTAGVFAAFYVPFLATFVSLMLTADDGPFRVLTFLLLTVVSDTGAYAVGWRFGRTKLAPRISPGKTREGLLGAVGFAMVAGALCMQFLIDGGSWWQGLLLGLAVAASATLGDLGESMIKRDLGIKDMGTLLPGHGGIMDRLDSLLPTAPVVWLLLVLFVGSA from the coding sequence ATGAACGACTCTTCCTGGGGGGCGCCGCCACAGACCGGGTACTGGGGGCCCACCGACCAGGGGCATGTCCACGGCTACGCCCAAGGCCATGCCCCGGGAGCCGCCCCGGCGGGTCCCACGTACGATGCGCATGACGCGCAGCACACTCGCCCCATGCCCATCGTGCCCGACGACGTACCCGCGTACGGCGGAGACCAGGATGAGGACCGGGGGGCCGCCCGGCTGAGCGGCCCCTTGTTCCGAGACGAGACCCCGACGGCGCAGCCACACCCGGTGGCGCCGCAGAATCCGGAGCCCATGCCCGACGCCCCGCAGCCGGCGCCCGCACCGCAGAAGAAGAGTGCGGGCCGCGATCTGAGTGCTGCCATAGGCGTCGGCGTCGGACTCGGTGTGGTGATCGTCGCCTCTCTGTTCATCGTCAAGGCCGTCTTCGTCGGCGTCGTAGCGGTCGCCGTCGTGGTGGGCCTGTGGGAGCTGACCAGCCGCCTCCAAGAGCGCAAGGGCATCAAGGCGCCCCTGGTGCCGCTCGCGGTCGGTGGCGCGGCGATGGTCGTCGCCGGGTACGTCCGGGGCGTCGAGGGCGCCTGGGTGGCGATGGCGCTGACGTCGCTCGCGGTGCTGGTCTGGCGTATGACGGAGCCGCCCGAGGGGTACCTCAAGGACGTCACGGCCGGTGTCTTCGCGGCGTTCTACGTGCCGTTCCTGGCCACGTTCGTCTCGCTGATGCTCACGGCCGACGACGGCCCGTTCCGCGTCCTGACCTTCCTCCTGCTGACGGTCGTCAGCGACACCGGCGCGTACGCCGTCGGCTGGCGCTTCGGCAGGACGAAGCTCGCCCCGCGCATCAGCCCCGGCAAGACCCGCGAGGGCCTGCTCGGTGCGGTCGGCTTCGCGATGGTGGCCGGCGCGCTGTGCATGCAGTTCCTGATCGACGGCGGCAGCTGGTGGCAGGGCCTCCTGCTGGGCCTCGCGGTCGCGGCCAGCGCCACGCTCGGCGACCTGGGCGAATCCATGATCAAGCGGGACCTGGGCATCAAGGACATGGGCACCTTGCTCCCCGGCCACGGCGGCATCATGGACCGCCTGGACTCACTACTGCCGACGGCACCGGTGGTATGGCTCCTGCTGGTCCTGTTCGTCGGCTCGGCATAA
- the rlmN gene encoding 23S rRNA (adenine(2503)-C(2))-methyltransferase RlmN, translating to MPKPGELTFVAPRGAKQPPRHLADLSPAERKDAVAAVGEKPFRAKQLSQHYFARYAHDPAEWTDIPAGSRAKLQEALLPELMTVVRHLSTDQGTTRKTLWRLFDGTLVESVLMRYPDRVTMCISSQAGCGMNCPFCATGQAGLDRNLSTAEIVHQIVDGMRALRDGEVPGGPARLSNIVFMGMGEPLANYKRVVAAIRALTDPEPDGLGLSQRGITVSTVGLVPAIHRFADEGFKCRLAISLHAPDDELRDTLVPVNTRWKVREVLDAGFEYVARSGRRLSIEYALIRDINDQAWRGDRLGRLLKGKPVHVNLIPLNPTPGSKWTASRPEDEKAFVEAIAAHGVPVTIRDTRGQEIDGACGQLAATER from the coding sequence ATGCCTAAGCCCGGAGAACTCACATTCGTCGCCCCCCGCGGAGCCAAGCAGCCGCCGCGGCATCTCGCCGATCTTTCGCCCGCCGAGCGCAAGGACGCCGTTGCCGCGGTCGGGGAGAAGCCGTTTCGTGCCAAGCAGCTGTCTCAGCACTACTTCGCGCGGTACGCGCATGACCCGGCGGAGTGGACGGACATTCCGGCCGGCTCGCGTGCCAAGCTGCAGGAGGCGCTGCTTCCCGAGCTGATGACCGTCGTGCGGCATCTGTCGACCGACCAGGGGACCACGCGCAAGACACTGTGGCGGCTGTTCGACGGGACGCTCGTCGAGTCGGTGCTGATGCGGTACCCGGACCGGGTGACGATGTGCATCAGCTCGCAGGCGGGGTGCGGTATGAACTGCCCCTTCTGCGCGACCGGGCAGGCGGGTCTCGACCGGAATCTGTCCACCGCCGAGATCGTGCACCAGATCGTGGACGGGATGCGGGCGCTCAGGGACGGCGAGGTGCCCGGCGGCCCGGCCCGGCTGTCCAACATCGTGTTCATGGGCATGGGCGAACCGCTCGCCAACTACAAGCGGGTCGTGGCGGCGATCCGTGCGCTCACCGATCCCGAGCCGGACGGGCTCGGGCTGTCGCAGCGCGGAATCACCGTGTCGACGGTCGGGCTCGTGCCGGCCATCCACCGCTTCGCCGACGAGGGCTTCAAGTGCCGGCTGGCGATCTCCCTGCATGCTCCCGACGACGAGCTGCGAGACACCCTCGTCCCCGTGAACACGCGGTGGAAGGTGCGCGAGGTGCTGGACGCCGGGTTCGAGTACGTCGCCAGGTCCGGGCGCCGGCTGTCCATCGAGTACGCGCTGATCCGGGACATCAACGACCAGGCCTGGCGCGGCGACCGGCTCGGCCGGCTGCTCAAGGGCAAGCCCGTGCACGTCAACCTCATCCCGCTGAACCCGACGCCGGGGTCCAAGTGGACCGCGTCGCGGCCCGAGGACGAGAAGGCGTTCGTCGAGGCCATCGCCGCCCATGGGGTGCCGGTCACCATCCGGGACACCCGTGGCCAGGAGATTGACGGGGCGTGTGGTCAGCTCGCGGCCACCGAGCGGTAA